In Candidatus Fusobacterium pullicola, the sequence ATAGTTATATCTACAATGTTAGCAGCGATAGGACAAATTATTTTCCTACAAAATATTGGAACGATGAATACTTATAACAGCCATGAGCAAATAGGTATGTTCTCGATAGCAGCTTTACTTATTGGAGGGGCTAGTGTTGCTAAAGCCTCTATACCAAATGCGTTAAGTGGAGTTATACTATTCCATGCAATGTTTATTTTAGCACCAAGAGCTGGAAAAGAGTTAATTGGTTCTGCACAAATAGGAGAGTATTTCAGAGTATTTGTATCTTATGGAATAATAGCTTTAGTACTTATAATGCACCAATGGAGAAGAGAGAAGGAGAAAGCTGAAGAGAGAAGAAAGGCTTTAGAAATAGCACAAAATAATAGTAAAGGAGAGGATAAATAATGAAGATGGTAAGAAACTGGATAATTCTTATAATAGTAGTTATTGGAATCTCTATAGCACTTTTTATTACTGGAAGATTACATAGTGTATATTTTGAAAATAAGACTAAAGATGGGTATGTAGCAATAAATGATATAGCTTATTCATTAAATGGAGAGAAAGCTAAGAAAGTAAGAGTTAACAGAAGAGGAATGGGAGAAGTAAAAGGAAGAACCCATGAATTAGTAGTAACTTTTAAGGATAAGGCAGGAAAAGAGCATGAGATAAAGAAAACGATAACATTGGGAGCTACAGAGAACGTAATTATCTATTTACCAGTATTAGTAGGAAATGGAGAAAATTGGATAGAAGAATTTACAGCAAAATAAGTTTTGGTATCAAAATATTAGTGTAAACAAGTAATTAATATTTTTTAAATTATACTTGACAAAATTTAAAAAATATTATAAACTTTATTTAAGTAAATTAGAAGAAAGAATTTTTAAAACTTTTAGGAGGGATTTGAATGCACGTAATAGATAAAGATACTTGTATCGGATGTGGAGCTTGTGAAGGAACTTGTCCAGTAGGAGCTATATCAGCAACTGACGATGGAAAATTTGAAATCGGAGAAGCTTGTGTAGACTGTGGAGCATGTGCTGGAGGATGTCCAGTATCAGCTATATCTGCTGAGTAATTAAGTTATCGAAAGAGTCCGAATGGACTCTTTTTTTTTTACTTTTTAGGAGGACGTATTCATGTATAATGAGATAGATTTACATCATATGAATTTTGATGATGCTCTTAGAGTATTTATTACAAAGTATAACTCCTTGTATAAAAGAGGAGAAAGAAGAGAGATTATGGTAATACATGGGTATGGTTCAAAATTTTTAGATAGTACTCCTGTAATAAGAACTAAAATAAGAGAGTATTTTCAAAGAAATAGAGATTGTGTTAAGATGAGATTGGATATGAATCCAGGAGTTACCTATGTTATGCCATTAAAACCCCTACCTTTACCTAAGAAAAAGAAAAGATAGTACTTTAAAAAAATGGAGTAAAGTTGTATAATTTAAAGAAATGATTAGGAGAACACTATGTATATAAAAACTAAAAAAGATATAGGTGAAAAAGAAAAAAAAGAGATTTTAAATTTTCTTCAAGATAATAAACTTGGAAGTATTATTTTAAAAGAGTGTGATTACTATAAAATAGGAATAATTGGGGACAAAAAAAATGTTGATTTAGATAGATTATTATCCTTTGACGGAGTAGATGAGTTAGTTTCAATAGGAAAGAGCTATAAGTTTGTAAGTAGAGAGTTTAAACCAGAGGATACAGTAATAGATATAAAAGGGAGAAAAATAGGGGGAGGAAACTTCCTTATGATGGCAGGACCATGTGCTATTGAAAGTAGAGAATCTATATTTGAAATAGCTGAAAGAGTTAAAAAAGCTGGAGCCCAAGTACTAAGAGGGGGAGCTTTTAAGCCAAGAACTTCTCCATATGATTTCCAAGGACTAGGAGAAGAGGGATTAAGATATATGAGAGAGGCAGCAGATAAATATGATATGTTGGTAGTAACGGAAGTTATGGATGCCAGTGATATCCCTTTAATAAGCAAATATGCTGATATATTCCAAGTTGGAGCAAGAAATATGCAAAACTTTTCTCTTCTAAAAGCTTTAGGAAAGTGTGGGAAGCCAATTCTTTTGAAAAGAGGATTGAGTGCTACAATGAGAGAATTACTTATGGCAGCAGAATATATAGTTGCTTATGGAAATAGAGAAGTTATACTTTGTGAAAGAGGGATAAGAACCTTTGAAACTATAACAAGAAATACAGTTGATATAAATGCAATTCCTCTATTAAAGGAGAAATCTCATCTTCCTATAATTATAGATGCTAGTCATGGGACAGGAAGACGTAGTTTAGTTGAGCCTGTAACCCTTGCTGGAACTATAGCTGGAGCAGATGGGGCTATGGTTGAGGTACATGAGAATCCAGAGTGTGCAACATCAGATGGAATGCAGTCTCTATACTTTAATGAGTTTGAAAAATTAATGAGAAATCTTAAAAAAGTTTTAAAATTGAGAGATGAGTTGGAGTAGTTATGTTTTTAGATAAAGATAGGTATGTAGAGTTGAGTGAATGGAAGAGTTTAGGAGTAGCTGCTATATATACCAAAAAAAATTATGGAGATATTAGAGAGTTAGATAAAGAGAAAATTTTATCTGATTTCTCATTAGAAGGAAAATATTTAGTTTCTGGATTTCAGACTCATAGTGATAATATAGCTATAATAGATAGTTTAGAAAAATTATATTTTGAAGATACAGATGGTTTTATAACAGATAGAGATGATGTTGTAATTCTTACTAAATATGCAGATTGCTTACCAATATATTTTTATGATGCTAGAAAAGATGTAATAGGAGCAGTACATTCAGGGTGGCAGGGAAGCTATAAAGAGATTGGAAAAAAAGCTATAGAACTTATGATTAAAAGATATGGTTGTGAACTAAAAGATATTAAAATTGCTTTTGGTATTGGAATTTCTCAAAAAAATTATGAAGTAGGTAGAGATTTTTTTGAGAAATTTAGAGCTAAATTTTCATCAAATATAGTAGATAAAAGTTTTAAAGAGATAAATGGGAAATTTTATTTTGATAATCAGAGATTTGTTTATGAAAATTTACTAGAGCTGGGTATACCAAAAGAGAATATTATAACAAATGATAGAT encodes:
- a CDS encoding 4Fe-4S binding protein, with protein sequence MHVIDKDTCIGCGACEGTCPVGAISATDDGKFEIGEACVDCGACAGGCPVSAISAE
- a CDS encoding Smr/MutS family protein, whose protein sequence is MYNEIDLHHMNFDDALRVFITKYNSLYKRGERREIMVIHGYGSKFLDSTPVIRTKIREYFQRNRDCVKMRLDMNPGVTYVMPLKPLPLPKKKKR
- the aroF gene encoding 3-deoxy-7-phosphoheptulonate synthase, with protein sequence MYIKTKKDIGEKEKKEILNFLQDNKLGSIILKECDYYKIGIIGDKKNVDLDRLLSFDGVDELVSIGKSYKFVSREFKPEDTVIDIKGRKIGGGNFLMMAGPCAIESRESIFEIAERVKKAGAQVLRGGAFKPRTSPYDFQGLGEEGLRYMREAADKYDMLVVTEVMDASDIPLISKYADIFQVGARNMQNFSLLKALGKCGKPILLKRGLSATMRELLMAAEYIVAYGNREVILCERGIRTFETITRNTVDINAIPLLKEKSHLPIIIDASHGTGRRSLVEPVTLAGTIAGADGAMVEVHENPECATSDGMQSLYFNEFEKLMRNLKKVLKLRDELE
- the pgeF gene encoding peptidoglycan editing factor PgeF encodes the protein MFLDKDRYVELSEWKSLGVAAIYTKKNYGDIRELDKEKILSDFSLEGKYLVSGFQTHSDNIAIIDSLEKLYFEDTDGFITDRDDVVILTKYADCLPIYFYDARKDVIGAVHSGWQGSYKEIGKKAIELMIKRYGCELKDIKIAFGIGISQKNYEVGRDFFEKFRAKFSSNIVDKSFKEINGKFYFDNQRFVYENLLELGIPKENIITNDRCSYDEEFHSYRRDREISGRNGALIYKL